The Clostridia bacterium genome window below encodes:
- a CDS encoding flavin reductase family protein — MEFKKILTTELDGVFEAVGKKHFLLGAGNAADCNMMTCSWGGLGVLWDKDVSFVFVRPSRHTFGYIENELKYSICLFDDEYKPALNFCGTHSGRDCDKAQEAELTPIDLDGTVAFAEARTVIVCEKLYFGDITPEQFLEYNLRRHYPDGDYHRMYIGEIKAVYTR, encoded by the coding sequence ATGGAATTCAAGAAAATACTCACTACCGAACTCGACGGCGTGTTTGAAGCCGTCGGCAAAAAGCACTTCCTGCTCGGAGCCGGAAACGCCGCCGACTGCAACATGATGACCTGCAGCTGGGGCGGCCTCGGCGTGCTCTGGGACAAGGACGTCAGCTTCGTCTTCGTGCGGCCGTCGCGCCACACCTTCGGCTATATCGAGAACGAGCTGAAGTATTCAATCTGCCTCTTCGACGACGAATACAAGCCCGCGCTGAACTTCTGCGGCACACACTCCGGGCGCGACTGCGACAAGGCGCAGGAGGCCGAGCTCACCCCGATCGACCTCGACGGCACCGTCGCCTTCGCGGAGGCGCGCACCGTCATCGTCTGCGAAAAGCTCTATTTCGGCGACATCACGCCCGAGCAGTTCCTCGAATACAACCTCCGCCGCCACTATCCCGACGGCGACTATCACAGAATGTATATCGGCGAGATCAAGGCCGTCTATACCAGATGA
- the sleB gene encoding spore cortex-lytic enzyme, with amino-acid sequence MKNAAAAHARMKAHKPPIIHTFLQLFYLIITPHLTKTLYLYYALSRARCQPFFARFANILPRRRQNNRVFKAKGVYFMNMTNEKARHELKKHLIRLVAAGILLAFAIGAAFGAAALSRYGSRGSEVVKIQEKLKRWGYYDGAVDGVYGPKTYEAVKYFQRRNGLTVDGIAGPKTLAAMGISSGSGSGSSASGGYGGYGAADYELLARVISAEARGEPYSGQVAVGAVVLNRVRHPSFPNSVSGVVYQAGAFSCVNDGQINMAPAASAYRAAKDAINGVDPSGGAIYYYNPKTATSKWIRSRPVICTIGAHVFCM; translated from the coding sequence ATGAAGAACGCGGCCGCCGCACACGCGAGAATGAAGGCGCATAAGCCTCCGATTATCCACACGTTCTTGCAGCTATTCTATTTAATAATAACGCCTCATTTGACAAAAACACTCTATTTATATTATGCACTATCGCGGGCGCGATGTCAACCCTTTTTTGCCCGTTTCGCGAATATTCTTCCGCGGCGGCGGCAAAATAATCGCGTATTTAAGGCAAAGGGGGTTTATTTTATGAATATGACGAACGAAAAGGCGCGGCACGAGCTGAAAAAACACCTGATACGGCTCGTCGCCGCGGGGATACTGCTCGCCTTCGCGATCGGCGCGGCGTTCGGCGCGGCGGCGCTGTCCCGCTACGGCTCGCGCGGAAGCGAGGTCGTGAAGATTCAGGAGAAGCTCAAGCGCTGGGGCTACTACGACGGCGCGGTCGACGGCGTTTACGGCCCGAAGACCTACGAGGCGGTCAAATACTTCCAGCGCAGGAACGGGCTGACGGTCGACGGTATCGCCGGGCCGAAGACCCTCGCCGCGATGGGTATTTCGAGCGGGAGCGGCTCCGGCTCGTCCGCCTCCGGCGGCTACGGCGGCTACGGCGCGGCGGATTACGAGCTGCTGGCACGGGTCATTTCCGCGGAGGCGCGCGGCGAGCCGTATTCGGGACAGGTAGCCGTCGGCGCGGTCGTGCTCAACCGCGTGCGGCACCCCTCCTTCCCCAACAGCGTCAGCGGCGTGGTCTATCAGGCGGGCGCCTTTAGCTGCGTAAACGACGGGCAGATAAACATGGCGCCCGCCGCCTCCGCCTACCGCGCCGCGAAGGACGCGATCAACGGCGTCGACCCCTCCGGCGGCGCGATATACTATTACAATCCGAAAACCGCCACGAGCAAGTGGATACGCTCGAGGCCGGTGATATGCACGATAGGCGCGCACGTGTTTTGTATGTGA